CGAGATCGAGAGGATGGGGTATCATTACTATTTCCAGTACACTCTCAACGATTACGAGAGGGAGGGGCTCGAGCCTGGCCTGCCCCCTCTCGACGAGCGTGTCGAGACCTTCCGGGCGCTTGCTGAGCGTGTGGGAAAGGAGCGGGTGATCTGGCGCTTCGACCCCCTCCTCCTCTCCAACGACCTCACCGTCGAGAAACTCCTCGCACGGGTGAAGGGGGTGGGGGACCGCATCCACGCCTCGACGGAACGCCTGGTCTTCAGCTTTGCCGACATCGACGCCTACCGCGCGGTGCGGCGGCGGCTCGGTTGGAGGTACCGCGAGTTCGGGCTCGAGGAGATGCGGGCCTTTGCCGAGGGCCTCGCCGCACTGAACAGTGACTGGGATCTTGCCCTCGCCACCTGTGCGGAGGAGGTCGACCTCTCCGCCTGCAGGATAAAGAAGAACAGGTGCATCGACGACCGCCTCCTCAGACGCCTCTTCCCCGACGACCCCGCGTTGACGGCATTCCTGGGCCCGCCGTCGCAACGCGACCTTTTCGGGAGGACCACTCCCGCGAAGGGCCTGAAGGACAAAGGCCAGCGGGAGAGCTGCGGCTGCATCCGGAGCAAGGACATCGGCGCCTACTCGACATGCCCCCACCTCTGCCTCTACTGCTATGCGAACTCGGCCGAAGGGGCGGTGCGGCGGAATTCTGAGAGGCACCGGGTTGAGGAGGAGGGGTTGGTGCAGACGGGGGAGGGAGCGTGATCGTGTCCCGACCATCCTGGGTGCAGTCAGCCACCCGGACGGGAACTCCCTCGGCGTAGAGTCTCAAACCCTCTCTCTTCTGCCGGAGATCGCTGACAATCCGGAGGCGGAGGCCCTCCTTGAGTTCATAGAGTATAACACAGACCCTTCTCCTCTCCTGACGGGCCCTCCTTTTCCGCCGAGAGATGCCGGGTCCGATTTGCAATCGGTACTGCACCGGATTGCCGTTACTTCCCTTTTATCTTCCAGATATCTCGGGCAGATTTTCCGATTTCTTTCCAGCGCTTCTTTTCAAGCCTCACCAGCCCGATCTCCGCTTTATCCCGTTCGAATTCGAGTTCTCGCATGAGCCGGTGAAAATTCTCCAGCCGTGCTGCAGAGAGGACTCCGTCCCTCACGGCCGCCTGCACCGCACAGCCCGGCTCCTGTTCGTGCCGGCAGTCCGAGAACCGGCAGCCCTCCGCCAGTTCGAGAATATCGGGGAATGTATCAGCAATACCGGCAGCTGCCGTACCGATGCCGACCTCCCTCAAACCGGGGTTGTCTATCATGAGCGCCCCGCCTTCCAGGACGAAGAGCTGGCGGACGGTCGTGGTGTGCCGCCCT
The sequence above is drawn from the Methanofollis sp. genome and encodes:
- a CDS encoding DUF1848 domain-containing protein, coding for MKTVAPVIISASRATDIPAFYSEWFMNRLRAGYAVWTNPFNRKFSQKVSFEKTRVFVFWTKNPAPLVPHLDEIERMGYHYYFQYTLNDYEREGLEPGLPPLDERVETFRALAERVGKERVIWRFDPLLLSNDLTVEKLLARVKGVGDRIHASTERLVFSFADIDAYRAVRRRLGWRYREFGLEEMRAFAEGLAALNSDWDLALATCAEEVDLSACRIKKNRCIDDRLLRRLFPDDPALTAFLGPPSQRDLFGRTTPAKGLKDKGQRESCGCIRSKDIGAYSTCPHLCLYCYANSAEGAVRRNSERHRVEEEGLVQTGEGA